A genomic window from Candidatus Scalindua japonica includes:
- a CDS encoding radical SAM/SPASM domain-containing protein: protein MSNMQNQLRLVFWETTAGCNLECIHCRRLDVSTQLMNDDLTKEESFELVEAIAEAGKPILVLSGGEPLFRPDIFDISKHAVKQGLTVALATNGTLVDEAMAKKIVDAGVSRVSISLDGADAETHDMFRKLKGSFNQAIKGFNHLKDQGMGMQINCTIAKHNQDQLRDMYNLAVDLGAEAIHIFMLVPVGCGVEIADDQMLPADKYEELLNLFYDLSKEAVIQTKATCSPHYFRIMRERAKEEGVKITPKTHGMAAMTKGCLAGTGVCFVSHKGEVFPCGYLPVEAGHIKKQKFVDIWKDSAVFAKLRQPDLLGGKCGLCEYKKVCEGCRARAFYETGDYMAEEPYCIYTPKLASKG, encoded by the coding sequence ATGAGTAATATGCAAAACCAGCTTCGACTTGTCTTCTGGGAAACAACAGCCGGCTGTAATCTGGAGTGTATTCATTGCAGGAGGCTGGATGTGAGTACCCAGCTGATGAATGATGATTTGACCAAAGAAGAATCCTTCGAACTCGTCGAGGCAATAGCCGAAGCGGGTAAACCTATCCTTGTCTTAAGCGGAGGAGAACCGCTTTTTCGTCCCGATATATTCGACATTTCGAAACACGCGGTAAAACAGGGTTTAACAGTGGCACTGGCTACCAATGGCACATTGGTAGATGAGGCCATGGCAAAGAAAATTGTAGACGCGGGAGTATCCAGAGTATCAATAAGCCTTGACGGCGCGGATGCAGAGACTCACGACATGTTCCGCAAACTAAAGGGATCGTTCAACCAGGCCATAAAGGGATTTAATCATTTGAAGGACCAGGGGATGGGTATGCAGATTAACTGTACTATTGCAAAACATAACCAGGACCAGCTTCGCGACATGTATAATCTTGCCGTTGATCTGGGTGCCGAGGCGATTCATATATTTATGCTCGTTCCGGTAGGTTGCGGTGTTGAAATTGCCGACGACCAGATGCTACCAGCGGACAAGTATGAGGAGCTCCTTAATCTTTTCTATGATTTATCCAAGGAAGCGGTTATACAGACAAAGGCGACATGTTCACCTCACTATTTCAGGATAATGCGAGAACGGGCAAAAGAAGAAGGTGTCAAAATTACACCAAAAACCCATGGAATGGCAGCAATGACAAAGGGCTGTCTGGCCGGAACAGGAGTCTGTTTTGTCTCTCACAAGGGAGAGGTTTTCCCATGTGGATATCTGCCAGTTGAAGCGGGACATATCAAGAAACAGAAGTTTGTAGATATCTGGAAAGATTCTGCTGTCTTCGCCAAACTCAGACAACCTGACCTGCTTGGAGGCAAGTGTGGCCTGTGCGAATACAAAAAGGTTTGCGAAGGTTGCAGAGCACGTGCGTTCTACGAGACAGGGGACTATATGGCAGAAGAACCGTATTGTATCTATACGCCCAAGTTGGCGAGCAAAGGGTAA
- the cimA gene encoding citramalate synthase has product MKTGNKVIIYDTTLRDGSQTEGISFSLQDKIGIALKLDDLGVDYIEGGYPLSNPKDKSFFKEIRKNSLQNAKIAAFGSTKRANKKASEDPGIKALLATEMPVVTIVAKSWDFHVTDVLNVSLDENLKMVSETVKYLKTNDREVILDAEHFFDGHKNNARYSLKVLKAAQDSGVDSIVLCDTNGGCLPHEVEKITANVISKIKVPLGIHTHNDGELAVANTLAAVNSGARHVQGTINGLGERCGNANLCSVIPDLVLKSKFRCRYIGNSELKKLTEISRYVNEIANFVPMPNQPFVGSSAFAHKGGLHVNAIQKNRSTYEHIEPEAVGNERRILISELSGSSNILKKVEKYKIEHDQKTMRKILNRVQDMENEGYHFESAEGSFDLLVKKVLGKHKGFFDLEDFRVIVEKGKNGNSITRATVKIKVNGVEELTASDGDGPVNALDGALRKALKEFYPSLSDMHLVDFKVRVINPKEATAAKVRVIIESRDHKDTWGTVGVSENLIEASWQALVESIEYKLLKDEDGD; this is encoded by the coding sequence ATGAAAACAGGAAATAAAGTAATAATATATGATACAACGTTGCGTGACGGCAGTCAGACCGAAGGTATCTCATTCTCCTTACAGGATAAGATTGGAATTGCACTTAAGCTTGATGATCTTGGTGTAGATTATATTGAGGGTGGATATCCTTTGTCGAATCCTAAGGATAAGAGTTTTTTCAAAGAGATCAGGAAGAATTCATTACAGAATGCTAAGATTGCGGCATTTGGGAGTACAAAACGGGCGAATAAAAAGGCATCGGAAGACCCGGGAATAAAGGCCCTGCTCGCAACAGAGATGCCTGTGGTGACAATCGTAGCTAAGAGTTGGGATTTTCATGTAACTGATGTTCTCAATGTGTCATTGGATGAAAATCTGAAAATGGTGTCTGAAACTGTCAAATATCTGAAAACAAATGATAGAGAGGTAATCCTTGACGCTGAACATTTTTTTGATGGGCACAAGAATAATGCCAGATATTCATTAAAAGTGTTGAAGGCTGCTCAGGACTCAGGGGTGGATTCAATTGTTCTTTGTGATACTAACGGAGGTTGCTTGCCACATGAAGTGGAAAAGATCACAGCAAATGTCATAAGTAAGATAAAAGTTCCACTGGGTATACATACACACAACGATGGCGAACTGGCAGTGGCCAACACACTTGCAGCCGTTAATTCCGGTGCCAGGCATGTACAGGGTACGATTAACGGGCTTGGAGAGAGATGCGGCAACGCGAATCTCTGTTCGGTAATACCTGACCTGGTGTTAAAGAGTAAATTCAGATGCAGGTATATTGGTAATTCGGAACTGAAAAAGCTTACTGAGATATCAAGGTATGTTAATGAAATTGCAAACTTTGTGCCCATGCCTAATCAACCTTTTGTAGGTTCAAGCGCGTTCGCGCATAAAGGCGGTCTGCACGTAAATGCGATACAAAAGAACAGGAGTACTTATGAGCATATAGAACCGGAAGCAGTCGGCAACGAGAGAAGGATCCTGATCTCGGAGCTTTCCGGAAGCTCAAATATTCTAAAGAAGGTAGAAAAATATAAGATAGAACACGATCAGAAAACAATGCGAAAGATCCTGAATAGAGTCCAGGATATGGAGAACGAGGGGTATCATTTTGAATCCGCGGAAGGCTCCTTTGATCTCCTGGTGAAGAAGGTGCTGGGTAAACATAAAGGTTTTTTCGATCTGGAAGATTTCAGAGTAATTGTAGAAAAAGGAAAAAATGGGAACTCTATTACCCGTGCGACGGTTAAAATAAAGGTTAATGGTGTAGAGGAATTGACTGCAAGCGATGGTGACGGGCCTGTAAATGCTCTGGACGGCGCATTACGGAAAGCCCTTAAGGAATTCTATCCATCTCTTTCTGATATGCATCTTGTCGATTTTAAGGTACGTGTTATTAATCCTAAAGAGGCGACTGCCGCGAAGGTAAGGGTCATAATTGAATCACGTGATCACAAAGATACCTGGGGCACTGTAGGGGTATCGGAAAATCTGATTGAGGCTAGCTGGCAGGCCCTTGTAGAAAGTATTGAATATAAACTTTTAAAGGATGAAGATGGAGACTGA
- a CDS encoding valine--tRNA ligase: METEIPTKYNPKEIEDKWYRYWEEGNFFHCEPGPDKKPYTIVIPPPNVTGVLHMGHALNNILQDILIRWRRMQGFNTLWMPGTDHAGIATQNVVERKLAKKGTNRHELGREKFIEEVWKWKKEYGSEILKQLRKLGSSCDWERERFTMDEGLSKAVKEAFVKLYEKGFIYKGKYITNWCPRCLTAISDDEVEHEDHEGYLWYIRYPFRDAPHLFVNIATTRPETLLGDVAVAVNPEDERYKDMIGEMLVLPVVGREIPIIADEAVDPKFGTGAVKVTPAHDPNDFEIGRRHNLDHVIIMNEDGSIRGDADNYIGMDRYECREALVEELKQEKHIVKVEPHSHSVGHCYRCRTVIEPYLSDQWFVKMKPLAEAAIKAQKSGNLSFYPERWTKVYMSWLENVRDWCISRQIWWGHRIPAWQCESCDEINITREAPEKCSKCGHDTLIQETDVLDTWFSSALWPFSTMGWPEETEELKYYYPTSTLVTDRGIIYFWVARMVMMGLEIRNQVPFSNVYVHGTILDDLGRKMSKSLGNGIDPLLMIDQYGADAVRTSIIMLTVEGQDVKLNENRFEMGRNFINKVWNAARFAMMNLEPDGFSDTQVTEDDYHFEDIWIISRLHSVTEICTNYLENYRFNETIRALYEFIWNDFCDWYLEIIKPRLYNTDNTVSRMAAQKALVYVLNDTLHLLHPFAPFMTEEIWQHLKSMVAQNSAISVGSMKNESLMICQWPKKGAAKIDKNVLETMPLLQDLVRAVRNIRSNMNIPNKKSLNALISVRDNEVKTRLDNHQNFIIQMANLDGMETGIDLEKPESSASEVVNDIQIFVPLKGLIDKDAEKEKQQEHLNKANVHLEIVRKKLFNENFVKNAPAHIVNAERDKEAELLGQIIKIKSILQDLDKDD, encoded by the coding sequence ATGGAGACTGAAATACCAACAAAATACAACCCGAAGGAGATCGAGGATAAATGGTATCGTTACTGGGAAGAAGGTAATTTCTTTCATTGTGAACCTGGTCCTGACAAAAAACCATATACGATAGTAATTCCACCTCCGAATGTTACAGGTGTTTTGCATATGGGGCACGCGCTCAATAACATCTTACAGGATATACTGATAAGGTGGAGAAGGATGCAGGGATTTAATACGCTGTGGATGCCGGGAACTGACCATGCGGGCATAGCTACACAAAATGTCGTTGAGAGGAAATTGGCGAAAAAAGGTACAAACCGTCATGAGCTTGGACGAGAGAAGTTTATCGAAGAGGTGTGGAAATGGAAAAAAGAGTACGGTTCGGAAATTCTGAAACAGCTTAGAAAACTTGGTTCTTCGTGTGATTGGGAAAGAGAAAGATTTACGATGGACGAGGGTTTATCAAAAGCCGTAAAAGAGGCGTTTGTTAAACTGTATGAGAAAGGATTTATATACAAGGGAAAATACATAACTAACTGGTGCCCAAGATGCCTTACTGCTATTTCAGATGATGAAGTAGAGCATGAAGATCATGAGGGGTATCTATGGTATATCAGATATCCTTTTCGGGATGCTCCGCATCTGTTTGTCAATATCGCAACGACTCGCCCGGAAACGTTGCTGGGTGATGTCGCTGTTGCTGTAAATCCTGAGGATGAAAGATACAAGGATATGATAGGAGAAATGCTGGTTCTCCCAGTGGTTGGGCGCGAAATACCAATAATTGCAGATGAAGCGGTAGATCCCAAATTTGGTACGGGCGCTGTAAAGGTCACTCCCGCACACGATCCGAATGACTTTGAAATCGGCAGGAGACACAATCTGGACCACGTTATAATTATGAACGAAGATGGATCTATAAGAGGAGACGCGGATAATTATATCGGTATGGACAGGTATGAATGCCGAGAGGCATTGGTTGAGGAACTTAAACAGGAAAAGCATATTGTAAAGGTCGAACCGCATTCCCACTCAGTGGGACATTGTTATCGCTGCAGGACGGTTATAGAACCTTATCTTTCTGATCAGTGGTTTGTTAAGATGAAACCTTTGGCAGAAGCTGCAATAAAAGCACAAAAAAGCGGTAATCTCAGTTTCTACCCCGAAAGATGGACAAAGGTCTACATGAGCTGGCTTGAAAATGTGAGGGATTGGTGTATCTCAAGGCAGATATGGTGGGGACACAGGATTCCGGCCTGGCAGTGTGAAAGCTGTGATGAGATAAATATTACTCGTGAAGCGCCTGAGAAATGTTCTAAATGCGGTCACGATACGTTGATTCAAGAGACAGATGTTCTGGATACATGGTTTAGTTCTGCATTATGGCCTTTTTCTACAATGGGATGGCCTGAAGAGACTGAGGAGTTAAAATATTACTATCCTACATCTACACTTGTTACTGACCGTGGCATTATATATTTCTGGGTGGCAAGGATGGTGATGATGGGCCTGGAAATAAGGAACCAAGTCCCTTTTTCAAATGTTTACGTACATGGTACCATCCTCGATGATTTGGGGAGAAAGATGAGCAAATCTCTGGGTAATGGAATTGACCCTCTGTTAATGATTGATCAGTACGGAGCTGACGCGGTCAGAACATCAATAATCATGTTAACTGTTGAGGGCCAGGACGTGAAGCTCAATGAAAACAGGTTTGAGATGGGTAGGAATTTCATTAATAAGGTATGGAATGCCGCCAGATTTGCGATGATGAATCTGGAACCTGATGGCTTCTCAGATACGCAAGTCACTGAGGACGATTATCATTTTGAAGACATTTGGATAATCAGTCGTCTTCATTCAGTTACAGAAATTTGCACAAACTACCTGGAGAATTACAGGTTCAACGAGACAATAAGAGCTCTTTATGAATTTATCTGGAATGATTTTTGTGATTGGTATCTGGAGATAATCAAGCCGAGGCTTTACAATACGGATAATACGGTGAGTAGGATGGCGGCACAGAAGGCTTTGGTATATGTTCTTAACGATACGCTTCATTTGCTGCACCCTTTTGCTCCGTTCATGACTGAAGAAATTTGGCAACACTTAAAAAGCATGGTTGCTCAAAACAGTGCTATTTCTGTTGGTTCAATGAAAAATGAAAGCTTGATGATTTGCCAATGGCCAAAAAAAGGTGCTGCAAAGATTGATAAAAATGTATTAGAAACTATGCCATTACTTCAAGATCTGGTAAGGGCAGTACGAAATATTAGAAGTAATATGAATATACCGAACAAAAAATCATTGAATGCTCTTATTTCAGTCCGTGATAACGAAGTTAAAACCAGGCTTGATAATCATCAAAATTTTATTATCCAGATGGCAAATCTTGATGGCATGGAAACGGGTATTGATTTGGAAAAACCGGAATCATCTGCAAGCGAGGTAGTAAACGATATACAGATATTTGTCCCATTAAAAGGTCTTATTGACAAGGATGCAGAAAAAGAAAAACAGCAGGAACATCTGAATAAGGCCAATGTGCACCTGGAAATTGTACGGAAAAAACTCTTTAACGAGAACTTTGTTAAAAATGCTCCCGCACACATTGTTAACGCGGAAAGGGATAAAGAGGCGGAGCTTTTAGGGCAAATTATTAAAATAAAGAGTATCTTACAGGATTTAGATAAAGATGATTAA
- a CDS encoding SUMF1/EgtB/PvdO family nonheme iron enzyme, protein MLEFLNKYIVFLQNTSYKKKVLLCSSLILCWISVSATSLAEVESSKQELHNECPECGAKYSYDIKFCGKDGSKLVETQKSSICPKCKQKGVPGEVFCRGDGERLVTVEEIKVNEQMLIENRQKAFVHIKEGITFLDSEDYGKALAEFKKAVALYEDIPKLQYNIGLLYGKLGNHKNAIKHLRKYCNLSPDAEDKDKVLTKIAVLQGILDKKNRLIKKYKDRNEVMTKALPGIKEKSGMVFVPAGNFVMGNNSIKREQRPSHTVYVDAFYIDKYEVTNAQYYEFLDYIEKTNDHSKCREDEPINKDHKPNNWENDYYNHPEYPVVRIDWYDACAYAGWVGKRLPTEAEWEKAARGTDERKWPWGNEWDHSKYNVGDPEPVGSHEDGKSPYGCHDMAGSVAEWCADWANMDYYVKSPKRNPKGPEKGEKKIIRGGSRFITMGLLLRSTARKAMHPNIGNRSVGFRCVK, encoded by the coding sequence ATGTTAGAATTTTTGAATAAGTATATCGTGTTTTTACAAAATACTTCCTATAAGAAGAAGGTTTTATTGTGTAGTAGTTTAATTTTGTGTTGGATATCTGTTTCTGCTACATCACTTGCAGAGGTAGAGTCATCTAAACAGGAATTGCATAATGAATGCCCGGAATGTGGAGCGAAATATTCATATGATATTAAGTTTTGTGGGAAGGATGGGAGTAAATTAGTAGAAACACAGAAAAGTTCAATATGTCCTAAATGTAAACAAAAAGGCGTTCCTGGAGAAGTATTCTGCAGAGGCGATGGAGAAAGGCTTGTAACTGTTGAAGAGATAAAGGTAAACGAACAAATGCTTATTGAAAATAGACAGAAGGCATTTGTTCATATTAAAGAGGGTATTACATTTCTGGATAGTGAAGATTATGGTAAAGCACTGGCAGAATTCAAAAAAGCAGTTGCATTATACGAGGATATACCGAAACTTCAATACAATATAGGTTTACTGTACGGAAAGCTGGGAAATCATAAAAACGCAATCAAACATCTGAGAAAATATTGTAATTTGTCACCCGATGCTGAGGATAAAGATAAAGTATTAACCAAGATTGCTGTTTTGCAGGGTATTTTAGACAAAAAGAACAGGCTCATAAAGAAGTATAAAGATAGAAATGAAGTTATGACTAAAGCGTTGCCGGGTATTAAAGAAAAGAGTGGTATGGTTTTTGTTCCTGCAGGTAATTTTGTGATGGGAAACAATAGTATAAAAAGAGAGCAACGCCCAAGTCACACAGTTTATGTTGATGCATTTTATATTGATAAATATGAAGTAACAAATGCTCAATATTATGAGTTTCTGGACTATATAGAAAAAACAAATGATCATAGTAAATGCAGGGAAGATGAACCAATTAATAAAGACCATAAACCCAATAATTGGGAAAATGATTACTATAATCACCCGGAGTATCCTGTTGTAAGGATAGATTGGTACGATGCTTGTGCTTATGCCGGATGGGTCGGTAAACGATTACCGACTGAAGCAGAATGGGAAAAGGCCGCCAGAGGGACTGATGAAAGAAAATGGCCCTGGGGTAATGAATGGGACCATTCAAAATATAATGTTGGGGATCCTGAACCGGTTGGTTCACACGAAGACGGTAAAAGCCCTTACGGATGCCATGACATGGCTGGAAGTGTTGCAGAGTGGTGTGCTGATTGGGCCAATATGGATTATTATGTAAAAAGTCCTAAGAGAAATCCAAAAGGGCCTGAAAAAGGAGAAAAGAAGATTATTAGAGGTGGTTCACGATTTATCACAATGGGGCTATTGCTACGTTCAACGGCAAGAAAAGCTATGCATCCAAATATCGGGAATAGGAGTGTGGGGTTTCGGTGTGTAAAATAA
- a CDS encoding PilZ domain-containing protein — MDSLKWNNTTWHTLHSYDIGDSMKVEEIGSDKRNDTRLDLSLEILLKNQNLGKTINISTSGVYFEVITNDIEAFTVGTTLPIKIAAITTTPGFEERKIKLDGSGVVVRSDIMEVTNRGNKLRIALKFNDTLNIIPNGI, encoded by the coding sequence ATGGATAGTTTAAAGTGGAATAATACTACGTGGCACACGTTACACTCATACGATATTGGAGATAGTATGAAGGTCGAAGAAATAGGCTCTGACAAAAGAAATGATACACGGTTAGATCTTTCTTTAGAAATATTACTTAAAAACCAGAATCTTGGTAAGACGATAAATATTAGTACGAGCGGCGTTTATTTTGAAGTAATAACAAATGATATAGAAGCATTTACTGTTGGCACAACTCTTCCAATTAAAATCGCTGCTATCACTACCACGCCTGGCTTTGAAGAAAGAAAAATCAAACTTGATGGTAGTGGAGTCGTTGTCAGGAGTGACATAATGGAGGTGACAAACCGTGGTAATAAATTACGTATAGCTTTGAAATTTAATGATACACTTAATATCATACCAAATGGTATTTGA
- a CDS encoding cytochrome c, whose amino-acid sequence MRQLILLIIICTLFSALTSCNKVEEVKVEKLSTSQGDETLGDAMKRASRDLRRLSSSVEGRDWVEIEMWTKELKEGIGYSCVELYMAEHRGISSEFVILGSQFYDAVRKLTESCKEHDVEAIDSKFDRLIKTCDDCHDIYKEKEGLPLMLQH is encoded by the coding sequence ATGAGACAATTAATACTACTTATAATCATATGTACATTATTTTCTGCCCTTACTTCCTGTAATAAGGTAGAGGAAGTAAAAGTTGAAAAGCTTTCTACATCTCAAGGAGATGAAACTTTAGGAGACGCGATGAAAAGAGCATCTAGAGATTTAAGAAGATTATCAAGCTCTGTTGAAGGCAGAGACTGGGTCGAGATAGAGATGTGGACGAAAGAGCTGAAGGAAGGAATTGGTTACAGCTGTGTAGAGCTATATATGGCTGAACATCGTGGTATTTCAAGTGAATTTGTCATACTGGGCAGTCAATTTTACGACGCGGTAAGAAAACTGACAGAGTCTTGCAAAGAACACGATGTTGAAGCTATAGATTCTAAGTTTGATCGATTGATAAAGACCTGTGATGATTGCCATGATATATATAAAGAGAAAGAAGGTCTGCCATTAATGTTACAGCACTAA
- a CDS encoding M24 family metallopeptidase, whose protein sequence is MSNNKAILIVADSERDSNMYYATGFSAPDTFAFIQRSSERFIITSDLELDRAKSQSKADTVLSFSKYERIAKKRNGKATGLIDIVAVALKEMKIIKLQVPANFSIEYADFLRKDGFKLEVKKDPFFDSREVKNDEEKGDIVATLRNTEKALEKAIDCVRKSIVKDGFLFSSRNRQITSESIRNIINVELMKKGCTAKHTIVSCGEQSCEPHNVGHGPLRANESIIFDVFPKDEKTGYYADISRTIVKGKASRRLKKMYKAVASAQELVFKSAGNGISGDTIHRKVMKHLTSLGFKTGKAKGKMQGFFHGTGHGVGLDVHEPPRISKVKCTLQTGNIVTVEPGLYYPGIGGVRLEDMILITDDGCRNLTKSPKVLEV, encoded by the coding sequence ATGAGTAACAACAAAGCAATTCTGATAGTTGCAGACAGCGAGCGGGATTCGAATATGTATTACGCGACAGGTTTTTCTGCACCGGATACTTTTGCTTTTATCCAGAGGAGCAGTGAAAGGTTTATTATTACCAGTGATCTTGAGTTGGACCGTGCAAAATCTCAGTCCAAAGCTGACACGGTACTCTCTTTCTCTAAATACGAAAGGATAGCAAAGAAGAGAAATGGAAAGGCAACCGGCCTTATCGATATAGTTGCCGTGGCTCTGAAGGAAATGAAAATAATAAAGCTACAGGTTCCGGCTAATTTCAGTATAGAATATGCTGACTTTCTGAGAAAAGATGGTTTCAAGCTGGAAGTTAAAAAAGATCCATTCTTTGATTCCAGAGAGGTGAAGAATGATGAGGAAAAAGGGGACATTGTTGCAACTTTACGTAATACGGAAAAAGCTCTTGAAAAGGCAATTGACTGCGTAAGAAAATCGATTGTTAAAGATGGTTTTTTGTTCTCCAGCCGTAATCGCCAGATTACCTCTGAATCGATAAGGAACATAATAAATGTAGAATTGATGAAGAAGGGATGTACGGCAAAGCATACCATTGTATCCTGTGGTGAACAATCCTGTGAACCACACAATGTTGGACACGGTCCGTTAAGAGCAAATGAATCTATTATTTTTGATGTTTTTCCGAAAGATGAGAAAACAGGCTATTATGCGGACATAAGCAGAACAATTGTTAAAGGCAAGGCATCAAGGCGATTAAAAAAAATGTATAAGGCAGTAGCATCTGCACAAGAACTGGTTTTCAAGTCTGCCGGGAACGGAATTAGTGGTGACACCATACACAGGAAAGTCATGAAGCACTTAACATCCCTGGGGTTTAAAACTGGCAAGGCCAAAGGAAAAATGCAGGGATTCTTTCATGGAACCGGTCATGGTGTTGGACTGGACGTCCACGAGCCACCCCGAATATCAAAGGTAAAGTGTACGTTACAGACAGGAAATATCGTAACCGTAGAACCAGGGCTCTATTATCCGGGTATTGGTGGAGTGAGGCTTGAGGATATGATACTTATAACAGATGATGGTTGCAGAAACCTGACAAAATCACCAAAGGTACTTGAAGTGTAG
- a CDS encoding DUF6941 family protein has protein sequence MSVTPKIKSFLIADTVIREQNTNKWSVIGIFEKIFTFSFPCTHHSLALYVRLADGDGEFNIRVEFCDDKNAILAAFEGLKINIHNRLVSPEIGIQTYNLPLPKPGKYNFLIYFNDELAEISIPLEAILVEKTQVK, from the coding sequence GTGTCTGTAACACCTAAAATTAAATCTTTTCTTATAGCGGATACGGTCATTCGCGAGCAAAATACAAATAAATGGAGTGTGATAGGAATATTTGAAAAAATATTTACGTTTAGTTTTCCTTGTACACATCATAGTCTAGCCTTATATGTTCGCCTCGCTGATGGTGATGGTGAATTTAATATACGTGTTGAATTTTGCGATGATAAGAATGCTATATTAGCAGCGTTTGAAGGATTAAAAATAAACATTCATAATAGACTAGTTTCGCCAGAGATAGGAATTCAAACTTATAACCTGCCATTACCAAAGCCGGGAAAATATAATTTTCTAATTTATTTCAATGATGAGCTTGCGGAGATAAGCATTCCTTTAGAAGCCATACTAGTTGAGAAAACCCAAGTAAAATGA